GCTCATTGTCGCTAACTATATAAATTTTATCCATCATAATCCCTTTTAAGCTCTAAACTAAATCCTTGCGTAAAAAATAGCCCGTCGTTTGTAAAAATCGCTTGGCTCTCGCTTATCTTTGCTATTACAAATTTGCCTAAATACTTGCCGTATCCAGTTACTAGCGGATAGCTTTGTCCTGTACCGGCTAGAGCATAAAGCTCTTTTAGAGCCTCTTGCTTGTCGCCTTGATACGGCAAGGTGTGTCCGTCTATCTTTATACTCTCATCTCCTAAATTCGCACGAAACAAAGCCGGATAGTTTCCTATCCTGTCATTAGAGCTTATGCCAAATTCGCTTTCACGGCTTATGCCGCCCATTTGCTTCCAATTAAATTTAAATCCACCTAACGATAAGACCATTTTTAGCCCCTTATTGTCCTATAATGCTTCTATTTTTGGCATTCATCTCATCAGTTTTTAAAGCCCTTTTTACGCTACTTACTAGCTGTCTTTCAAACTCGCTCATATCAAATTTGCCGTTGTTTGTGGCAATATTTATACCGCCACTAAAATTTACATTTATTGTGGCTCCGCTTGCAGTCATGGCTGCTGCCTGATATTGTGCGGCAGGGCTAAAGCTAGATGATATTAGTCCGCCGCCGCTACTAAATCCGCCATTTGGCGTATCATAGCTTTGCTCATCGCCACCAAGCCTCACCCAGCCAAGAGCTGTTTTAACTCCGCTTTTTATACCATCAAGTGCAGAGCCAACCCAGCTAAATTTCTCTGCCAGCCAGTTAAATAGCGGCTCAAATAGCCCCTTTATCCATTCTACGGGCTCTTGAAATACTGTTGCCATAAAATCAGCCACGCCGCTAAATATTGCTTTCCACCCATCGGTTATAAAGCTAAAAAATGAGCCGACCTCGTTCCAAATCTGCTTTATGCCGTTGATTGTCGGCTCCCAAATGGGACGTAACCACTCTATAAATGCCATAAACCACGCCTTTACCTTATCCCAGTTTGCAATGATTATTCCTGCGACTACTACGATACTGCCTAATATCAAACCCAAAGGATTAGCCATCATCGCCGCACTGATCGCTCTTATGCCGATAGCTAGAAATTTAAACGCTTTGCTTGCTGCACCGACTGTAAATTTAAGAGTGTTTAGCGCTACGTTGTAAGCTAAAACAAGTGCTTTCCCTGCAACCCAAAAGGCACCTTTTATGAATTTACCCAAAGCTTTCATAGCAGAAGTTAGTAGCTTTGTCGTGGCCGTAAGTGCTTTCATTGCTTTGTCTTTTAGCCAAAGAGCAGCCGTTAGCCTCTTTAATTTTATAGTAGCCAGCGAGGCCTCAATCTTTAAGAGCAAAAACACGTTTTTAAGCCTTAATAGCCCGCCGCTTACAAAAGCCGCTGCGTAACCTACGGCAGGTAAAATCACGGCAAAGCCCATTATAGCTACGCCAAGTCCGCTTATAATTTTACTTACGATAGGGCTTTTTTCGGTTAATTCGCTTAACCAATTTGACACCTTAGCCAGTCCGTCTGCTAGAGTAGCAAGCGGCGGCAATAAAACGCTACCGATATTTACGCCTAAATTTTTAAGCGAATTTATAAGGCGCTCTAGACTACTTTTTGTGGTTTTTAGTTTAAGCTTTAATGCCTCATCTAGACTCTTGCTGCTATCTTGCTTTATAAGATTAAAGGCATTGTTTAAAATGTCTTTATTGACGGCTAGTGAGCCCAGATCGTCGCTAAATTGTTTGCCGAACATATCGGTTAATACGCCCATTTGCTCATCGCCTTTTACGTTGCTAATGGCTAAAATAAACTCTTGCAAGGCGGTTGCGGCATCTTTTTTAAGGGCATTTTTTAGATATTGCGCGTCCATTCCCATCTTGTTTAAGGCTTTATGAAATTTCTCGTCCTGCCCGTCCAAATTCGCTAATGCGTTAAACATTGAATTTAGTGCAGTAGAGGCTACTTCTGGGGCTTTTCCTACGCTTAATAAACTAGCTCCAAGTGCTGCCGTGCTATCCGCACTGAGCCCTAAAATATTAGCATTTGATGAAGTTCTATTTAGGATATTAAATAGCTCATTTGCTTTTACCATTGACATTTTATCGTCTAAAAAGTTCATCTGGTTTCCAAGCTTTTCAAGCTCTTTTACGCTTAGTTTAAAGTTATTCATTACATAAGCTGCCGCATCGCCTGCGTCCTTACCGCTCATATCAAAAGCTACGCCTAGCTTTGTTACAAGCTTAGTGTAATCCATTATTTCATTAGCCTTTAAACCTTGTTGGCCTCCACTAGCGGCTATGTCGGCAATCTCTGTAAAACCAACTCCAAGATGAGATGATAGCTGCTTAATTTCGCTTCCAATTTGCTTAAATTGCTCTTCGCTCTCAAACTCAATGTATTTTTTAACATTGACCATGGCACTCTCGTAATCAATGGCAAATTTTACCGGCATTGCTAGGCTTACGGCTGTAGCGGCTCGCTCCATCACTTGCGATTTAAAGCCGTCCATCTGCCTTTTGATGCCGTCAAGTCTAAGGTTATTTTCTTTTATCTGCTTTAACTCTTTCATCAAATAGCGCGCCTCTTTGCCCGCTCCTTTAATAGAAAGTGCAAGCTTTTTCATAGAAGCACCGCACATATCGATATTAGCAAGCCCTTTAACTGCTAAATTTAAAGCTATGCCTACTGACGTATCAGCCATTTTTTGATCCTTTTTTGTTTTTATGTGCCATTGTCAAAAAAATATTGTATAATCTGCCAAAAAGAGAGGATAAGATGAATAGAATAAACGCCCAGCTTAATGCCGATATGTTTTTAAATAAAGCCTTTGCCGTGCTTATCGGTTTTGTTTTGCTATTTGCTTTTATAGACGAGCCTTATGCACTGCTTTACTCTCTTATCGGTGCTCCGTTTGCGGCACTTATTCTTTTTCCTTTAACCATCCCCCTATCGATACTTTGTTCTTTTATTTTTAAAAATCTATTTAAGGGCTCATATAAAACCCTAACAAAGCTGTTTTTCATAACACGCTCTTAGCCTTTAAAATCTCTTGCGAGATTTTTACAAATTGCAAAAATTCGCTAATTTCCGTATCTAAAATTTCGTTATAACCGAAATTTAGGATATGGGCCACGAGGGCGCCGCCTGCTCTGTTTTAAACATCGCTACAGGCGTATTTACAAAAAAATAACCCCTACTCAGCCATATTTTTAGCCTTAACAATCTCCACGGCACGTTTTAAAAACTCCTCATATTCATCTAAGTAAAAATTCATAATTTCACTATATGAAAAATGTAAAATATGAGCGATTATTGCAACCCCATCATAAGTCGGGGCTATGCTAAAAAACTACTCACCTCTTTTAAAATGGTCGCACAATCATTCGCTTCTAGCTCGTCAAGCTCAGCTTCGCTTAGGCAAGTTAAGCTACTTGCTAACCTAAATGTTAGCGTTGCTTCATCGCTCTTTGCCCCACTCATGGCAAACCTTAAATCTCTGCCTTTTGGATAGCGAATTTTTATCTCTTTACCATCGCTTAGCTTGATGACGCTATATTTATTACCTTTTTCTTCTATGATTTTCTTTTGCATATCACTCTCCTAAATTTGATCTAACTTTTGCCATGTAATCAACGCCTGAAATAAGGCATATCATGTTTTCAACATCCTTAACTACCATTGGCACGTTATCTATGTTTATATCTAAAAAATGAGCCGAAAGCTTTACACTTACTTCAACCTCTTTACCGCTTTCAAACTCGCTAACCTCCCAGCTTATGATATCGCCTGTTGCTGCCATTGAAAATGGCACAGGGTCGCCCTTACCACTTCTAAAAATAGAGGCTTTAAATAAAAATGGGATACGATCGGTAAATGAATTTAGTCCGATAGATACAAACTGGTTTTTATCAATCTTTGAAATTTTAAACTCAAGCTCGGTAGCTTTTAGCATACCAGTTGAGTAGTTTGTGCTTAAAGCACCTTTTGCCTCAACGGTTTCAAACTCAAGTGTTGGCACCTTTAAATTCTTTGTAACACCTAAATAGCCTTGTCCGTTAATAAAAACGTTGGCTTCTTGAATAACGTCCGGGATTTGTCGTTTTGTCATTTTTTATCTCCTTTATTTATTTAAATCATCCATTAGCCGGCTCGAGTAGCTATCCACATAGATAAAATCTAGCGTTAGCTGTTTAAGTATCGGATTATTTTGCATTCTTACGTCTAGATAGAATTTACCTGCCGTAACCGTTGCATCCGTATTCTTTTCGCTCCAAGATAGCTCATATCCAAGCAATACCTTTGCACCTACAAGCTGACGTAAAAGCTCCTCGACGCTTCTTTTTGCGTGATAGAGTTGATCTGCCTTGCGGTCGATCGCAAAGAATACTCCCTTTTGAGCCGCCTGTGAAATGCGGTCAAATATCCTAACACGGGCTAGATCCTGCCAAATGGTATCTTGGTCTGATGTTTCACCACCCCAAGTTCTAAAGCCGCTCTCTCTAATGATAGTTGAGATATGAGCCGCCCTAAGCTCATCCGCCGTGCAAGTCTCACCCGGCTCATAATCTATATCATCGGCTAGTCCTACGACTCCGCCCATTACTCGGTTTGAGTAAGAGTCTGAATAGCCAAACTCGCTTGATCCGTCGGTATAAGCTATCATGCCGGCTATTCGTGCCGATTGCGGCGCGTAAGCATAATCGTTTGTTTCATCATCCCAAATTTTAACGTTTGGATAGGCTGCGATCAGGCGATTTGTGCCAAAGTCTTTCATCTTAACTATCGCTTCGCTTGCATTGTTTGCTTTTATATCTACGATACCCGTAGCCTTTAAGCGTTTTGCTACACTTTCAAGCTTTGCTTTTATCGCATCTTCGCCCGAAAACTCAGGGGCTATAATAATATTTGGGCGGTAGCCCGTTTGCACTTTAGCTTTTTCAAATAGTCCGATCGCATTTACGCAAGCTGAAATTTCATCATTTCCATCTTCGTCCTCATCTTTTGTAAAAACAGATAGGATAATCTGTGTATTTACAGCTTGATCTGAAATGGCACGTAGGGCTCTATAAATTGAGCCTTTTTTCTTGCTTTTATTCTCATCTTTTTTATAAAGCTCGTTTAATGCGTCTATCGCTTTATCTGTTGTCATAAAAAAGTGAAGTCCGTTTTCAAGCAGTTCTTCATGTCCGGCAATCCCGATAGGCGTCGTGCTTTCAACCTGAATCGGTCTTGCTGCCTCTGCGCTGATGGTTACGTTTACTCCAAATTTTGCGCTCATAGTTTTTCTCCTTTGTTTCGGTTTATTGTTAAATTTCTCATTTTTTACTCCTTTATTATTTGTATTTTATGATGTGCCACGTACGGCATGCTAAGTAAAATACATACGCCTTCCACTTTGCTACGCCGAGTGCCGTCATCATCTCACGCAGGGTTTCGTCGGCTGTTTTAAAAAGCCTCTTTGCTGGCTCTAAAGAGCCCAGTTCAAAGATGAGTTCAGCTTCATCGCAAAGCCAGTCGTGCACCACTATCGCCGAAAGATACTCAGGGCTATTTGGTGGAAATATGCTCCAAAGAATTCTAGGTACATTCGCTCCGTTTGTCTTGTATGCTGCTGGAACTACGATATTGCCGTACTCGTATGACTCGACTAACTCAAATCGGTCTTTTGAAAAGGGTTTAAGTATCGGTCTTTTAATCTCATTCATTGCTTGCTCCTAAATCAATTTCTATAACGTCGTAAAAGACTATCGCCTCAAGCTCGTCTTTATCGTTTGCACTTGCTATTCTTGCTTCATACTCCCATTTTATAGAGTGAAGTTTTATGCCCGCTAATTCAATAGCTCTTTTAATAGCCTTAAGTCCGTTTAGGTCGATAGGTTTAAAACTATCGTCCCACATTCTAAATACTTTTTGAGGCAAAAGTTCATAGTTTTCTACCATCGCAGAGGCGTTTAGTAGGTATTTATAGCCTCCGTCTATTATTCCAAAGCCCTTAAAGTCTATTTTTGATTTGTTTTTCATTGTTTCAAACCAAAGTTCAAGTGAGCTTAGTTTGGCTTGTTTTAGCTCTTCAAGGCTAGGTTCTTTTGGTTTACTTAGTTCTTGCTCCTCTTTTTTACTTAGTTTTTTTAAGCCGAGCTCGGCTATTTTCACGTTTAGAAATTCATCGCTTACATCGTCATCGTAAGCATAGATTTGGTTTTGTTTATCTTTGTAGTATTTCATTGTTTGCTCCTTATCTTAGTTCAAGCCATAAAGGTATTGTTCCCGTATTGACTGTGGCGGAGTAGGTAGAGCCAGGCGGTATGATTCCGCAAAGAGTGATTACTTCTGATGAAGATGTTGCAAAATACTGAATCATCTTTCCATCTACCGTGAGATACCCTCCGCAGCTACCGGTTAGCGCAGATGTTCTTATTGAGACGTAAATAGATCTGCCCGTCGTGTTTGTGTATGTTATACCCCGTTTTCTTTGGCTTGTCATATCTTGCCAAGTTTGATTTATGCCTAGTGGTGTTGGTATGGCTCTTAAAACATCACTCACAGCTTTTTCAGTTACCGCTACGTCTTCAGCGTTACCCGTTATGCTGTTTTTTAATTTTGTGATGCCCGCTTTC
This is a stretch of genomic DNA from Campylobacter sp. RM6914. It encodes these proteins:
- a CDS encoding phage tail assembly protein, whose product is MQKKIIEEKGNKYSVIKLSDGKEIKIRYPKGRDLRFAMSGAKSDEATLTFRLASSLTCLSEAELDELEANDCATILKEVSSFLA
- a CDS encoding DUF1353 domain-containing protein, with product MNEIKRPILKPFSKDRFELVESYEYGNIVVPAAYKTNGANVPRILWSIFPPNSPEYLSAIVVHDWLCDEAELIFELGSLEPAKRLFKTADETLREMMTALGVAKWKAYVFYLACRTWHIIKYK
- a CDS encoding phage tail sheath family protein, which produces MSAKFGVNVTISAEAARPIQVESTTPIGIAGHEELLENGLHFFMTTDKAIDALNELYKKDENKSKKKGSIYRALRAISDQAVNTQIILSVFTKDEDEDGNDEISACVNAIGLFEKAKVQTGYRPNIIIAPEFSGEDAIKAKLESVAKRLKATGIVDIKANNASEAIVKMKDFGTNRLIAAYPNVKIWDDETNDYAYAPQSARIAGMIAYTDGSSEFGYSDSYSNRVMGGVVGLADDIDYEPGETCTADELRAAHISTIIRESGFRTWGGETSDQDTIWQDLARVRIFDRISQAAQKGVFFAIDRKADQLYHAKRSVEELLRQLVGAKVLLGYELSWSEKNTDATVTAGKFYLDVRMQNNPILKQLTLDFIYVDSYSSRLMDDLNK
- a CDS encoding phage tail tape measure protein yields the protein MADTSVGIALNLAVKGLANIDMCGASMKKLALSIKGAGKEARYLMKELKQIKENNLRLDGIKRQMDGFKSQVMERAATAVSLAMPVKFAIDYESAMVNVKKYIEFESEEQFKQIGSEIKQLSSHLGVGFTEIADIAASGGQQGLKANEIMDYTKLVTKLGVAFDMSGKDAGDAAAYVMNNFKLSVKELEKLGNQMNFLDDKMSMVKANELFNILNRTSSNANILGLSADSTAALGASLLSVGKAPEVASTALNSMFNALANLDGQDEKFHKALNKMGMDAQYLKNALKKDAATALQEFILAISNVKGDEQMGVLTDMFGKQFSDDLGSLAVNKDILNNAFNLIKQDSSKSLDEALKLKLKTTKSSLERLINSLKNLGVNIGSVLLPPLATLADGLAKVSNWLSELTEKSPIVSKIISGLGVAIMGFAVILPAVGYAAAFVSGGLLRLKNVFLLLKIEASLATIKLKRLTAALWLKDKAMKALTATTKLLTSAMKALGKFIKGAFWVAGKALVLAYNVALNTLKFTVGAASKAFKFLAIGIRAISAAMMANPLGLILGSIVVVAGIIIANWDKVKAWFMAFIEWLRPIWEPTINGIKQIWNEVGSFFSFITDGWKAIFSGVADFMATVFQEPVEWIKGLFEPLFNWLAEKFSWVGSALDGIKSGVKTALGWVRLGGDEQSYDTPNGGFSSGGGLISSSFSPAAQYQAAAMTASGATINVNFSGGINIATNNGKFDMSEFERQLVSSVKRALKTDEMNAKNRSIIGQ
- a CDS encoding phage tail protein, whose product is MVLSLGGFKFNWKQMGGISRESEFGISSNDRIGNYPALFRANLGDESIKIDGHTLPYQGDKQEALKELYALAGTGQSYPLVTGYGKYLGKFVIAKISESQAIFTNDGLFFTQGFSLELKRDYDG
- a CDS encoding phage major tail tube protein, whose protein sequence is MTKRQIPDVIQEANVFINGQGYLGVTKNLKVPTLEFETVEAKGALSTNYSTGMLKATELEFKISKIDKNQFVSIGLNSFTDRIPFLFKASIFRSGKGDPVPFSMAATGDIISWEVSEFESGKEVEVSVKLSAHFLDINIDNVPMVVKDVENMICLISGVDYMAKVRSNLGE